From the genome of Marinobacter antarcticus, one region includes:
- a CDS encoding penicillin-binding protein, with the protein MADEDTLQALKVAFTFMPHPMEINRFEYGDDTDKVQAQVKFVREVLAHHGIDPEEVSGDINPDSEPNSCY; encoded by the coding sequence ATGGCCGACGAAGACACTCTGCAAGCGCTTAAAGTTGCTTTCACGTTTATGCCACACCCAATGGAGATAAACCGCTTCGAGTACGGTGACGATACAGACAAGGTTCAGGCACAGGTGAAATTTGTTCGGGAAGTGCTGGCTCACCATGGCATCGACCCCGAAGAGGTCAGCGGTGATATCAATCCGGATTCTGAGCCAAATTCCTGCTACTGA
- a CDS encoding amidohydrolase family protein yields the protein MCRRLASEKIPLTVCPLSNTKLAVFDRMESHNLKRLMDMGLVITINSDDPAYFGGYVGANYRAVAEALSLDYDDIRALARNSITASFLPEDQKKTWLERIDAVARPD from the coding sequence CTGTGCCGCCGTTTGGCCTCGGAAAAAATTCCGCTTACCGTCTGCCCGCTTTCCAATACTAAACTTGCGGTCTTTGACAGGATGGAGTCTCACAATCTGAAGCGCCTGATGGACATGGGGCTGGTGATCACCATCAACTCCGATGACCCAGCCTATTTTGGAGGATACGTGGGCGCCAACTACCGTGCCGTGGCTGAGGCGTTGTCACTGGATTATGACGACATCCGTGCGTTGGCCCGAAACTCTATTACCGCCTCGTTTCTCCCGGAGGACCAAAAGAAGACTTGGCTGGAGCGCATCGACGCTGTTGCGCGGCCGGATTGA
- a CDS encoding CLCA_X family protein produces the protein MTTQSPVSFVTVRRRFDFRSIDVGRWVTPDERDRAAGRFYRALTDLLIILQGPEALVSLRGSLGLQYGIGGRPGVAAHYIPATRQLALAKNAGAGSLAHEWFHAFDHYMGSKAFRNSGKHGFASVAWLDSADQKEHPLNEQLSNCFRTILLNEDGTQPSDLFRCSQLADQQRDVLYYAQPEELCARAFEAFVEDSKPRNSFLVRGTAHSEEAKAGLYPKGRQRQDINDAFRRYFENLGKALFREQAKAG, from the coding sequence ATGACAACACAGTCACCCGTGTCGTTTGTCACCGTGAGGCGCCGGTTCGATTTTCGGAGCATTGACGTCGGGCGCTGGGTAACCCCTGACGAGCGTGACAGGGCGGCTGGTCGGTTCTATCGGGCGTTGACCGATTTGTTGATCATTCTTCAGGGCCCTGAAGCGCTTGTTTCCCTGCGAGGCTCGCTGGGCCTTCAGTACGGTATTGGTGGACGGCCGGGGGTAGCCGCACATTATATTCCCGCTACCCGACAGCTGGCTCTGGCGAAGAATGCCGGGGCGGGAAGTCTTGCCCACGAATGGTTCCATGCCTTCGATCACTACATGGGAAGCAAAGCATTTCGTAACTCTGGCAAGCATGGTTTTGCCTCCGTTGCCTGGCTGGATAGCGCAGATCAGAAAGAGCACCCGCTCAATGAGCAGCTGAGCAACTGCTTCCGAACCATCCTGCTGAATGAAGATGGCACTCAGCCCAGTGACCTGTTTCGCTGCTCACAACTGGCGGATCAGCAACGTGATGTGCTGTATTACGCTCAACCCGAAGAACTTTGTGCCCGGGCTTTTGAGGCGTTTGTAGAAGACAGCAAGCCCCGCAATAGTTTTCTGGTGCGTGGCACTGCTCATTCTGAAGAGGCGAAGGCTGGGCTCTACCCAAAAGGCAGGCAACGGCAGGATATCAATGATGCTTTTCGGAGATATTTCGAGAATCTTGGTAAAGCTCTTTTCCGGGAGCAGGCTAAAGCAGGGTGA
- a CDS encoding LysR substrate-binding domain-containing protein — protein MAIPLLDNDVLRTFVAISECGTFTGAAKVVHRTPSALSMQIKQLEQNLGKCLFIREPRQVRLTAEGEALLDYSRRLLRLNEEAVQYFLSPTLEGKVGIGTSDDVGTRILPEVLAQFARSYPAVLVNVVVGSSKQNLARLDAGELDMALVTVADQVRDIRGEVVHEEPLVWAGGEGASAFLRTPLPIAVAHEGCSWRRMTLRALDRAGKPYRIAYTCEHCSGQEAAMLADLAVAPFPKSLVRPPLKEVASQDLPEIGSYQLALVRRGSNPLNDALALHVKGAFRGLQQ, from the coding sequence ATGGCAATACCGTTGCTCGACAATGATGTGCTCAGAACTTTCGTTGCTATTTCTGAGTGCGGCACCTTTACGGGTGCTGCCAAAGTGGTGCATCGAACGCCTTCGGCCCTAAGCATGCAGATCAAACAGCTGGAACAGAACCTTGGCAAATGTCTGTTCATTCGTGAACCGCGACAGGTACGGCTGACAGCAGAAGGCGAGGCGCTTCTGGATTATAGTCGCCGATTGCTGAGGTTAAATGAGGAGGCGGTGCAGTATTTTCTCTCGCCGACGCTGGAGGGCAAGGTCGGTATTGGAACATCAGACGATGTCGGCACCCGAATCCTGCCCGAGGTGCTTGCTCAGTTCGCGCGCTCTTACCCGGCGGTGCTGGTGAACGTTGTGGTTGGTTCGAGTAAGCAGAATCTGGCCCGGCTGGATGCCGGAGAGCTGGATATGGCGTTGGTTACCGTTGCAGATCAGGTCCGGGATATCCGAGGCGAAGTTGTGCATGAAGAGCCCTTGGTCTGGGCAGGTGGGGAAGGGGCGTCGGCATTCCTGCGAACGCCTCTGCCGATTGCGGTGGCCCACGAAGGCTGTTCCTGGCGGCGAATGACGTTGCGGGCGCTTGATAGAGCCGGCAAGCCGTACCGGATTGCCTACACCTGCGAGCATTGTTCTGGCCAAGAGGCAGCTATGCTTGCGGATCTCGCCGTTGCGCCGTTCCCGAAGAGTCTGGTGCGCCCGCCGCTGAAGGAGGTTGCAAGCCAGGATTTGCCCGAGATCGGCTCCTATCAGTTAGCACTTGTCCGTCGGGGCTCTAACCCACTCAATGATGCGCTGGCACTCCATGTGAAAGGTGCATTCAGGGGTCTGCAGCAATGA
- a CDS encoding endonuclease/exonuclease/phosphatase family protein, which produces MLLTLLVFTVAVAVATFLPLWRNTHWSVRSFDFPRLQLAVLAALLVVAQLLLLDMARPVSWVLVLVAGLSLAAQLWWILPYTALWPKEVKDARAASPERTLAILTSNVLTHNRNAEALIALVEQHQPDVLVTLESDQWWQDQLAVLESKMPYTIKCPLDNLYGMHVFSRLPLHESQVCFLIEDQVPSMHALVELRSGDRVRIHFVHPAPPSPTENDESAERDAELVIVGRSVADSDEPVIVTGDLNDVAWSPTTRLFRKVSGLLDPRVGRGFYSTFHADYRLLRWPLDHLFHSHHFTLASISRLPSIGSDHFPLLTRVVVAPARGQDQEPLRPDNDDSGRAREIARDQGASEQDVPEPGE; this is translated from the coding sequence ATGTTACTTACGTTGCTCGTCTTTACTGTTGCCGTCGCCGTAGCGACCTTTTTGCCTCTTTGGCGGAACACCCACTGGAGTGTTCGGAGCTTCGATTTTCCACGCCTGCAGCTGGCGGTTCTGGCTGCGCTGCTGGTGGTTGCCCAATTGCTGCTTCTGGATATGGCTCGGCCTGTAAGTTGGGTGCTGGTTCTTGTGGCAGGGCTGTCGCTGGCAGCACAGCTCTGGTGGATTTTGCCCTATACAGCGCTTTGGCCCAAGGAAGTTAAAGACGCGCGGGCCGCAAGCCCAGAAAGGACTTTGGCGATACTCACGTCCAATGTGCTCACGCATAACCGCAACGCAGAGGCGTTGATCGCACTCGTTGAACAGCACCAACCTGATGTTCTGGTAACGCTGGAGTCGGATCAGTGGTGGCAAGACCAACTGGCGGTTCTGGAAAGCAAGATGCCTTATACCATTAAGTGCCCGTTGGATAACCTCTATGGTATGCACGTGTTTTCCAGGCTACCGCTTCATGAGTCTCAGGTTTGTTTTCTGATCGAGGACCAGGTGCCCTCCATGCACGCTCTGGTCGAGTTGCGATCCGGTGACAGGGTAAGAATTCATTTTGTACATCCTGCACCGCCCAGCCCTACGGAAAACGACGAATCCGCAGAACGGGATGCAGAGCTAGTGATTGTTGGGCGCAGCGTTGCTGACAGTGACGAACCTGTAATTGTAACCGGCGACTTGAACGACGTAGCCTGGTCGCCGACTACGCGCCTGTTCCGTAAAGTCAGCGGGTTGCTTGATCCACGGGTAGGGCGAGGGTTTTACAGCACGTTTCATGCGGACTACCGATTGCTACGATGGCCACTTGATCACCTGTTCCACAGCCACCACTTTACGCTTGCGTCCATTTCCCGGTTACCCTCGATAGGATCAGATCATTTTCCGTTGCTGACCCGTGTGGTGGTTGCTCCGGCCCGCGGACAAGATCAAGAGCCACTGAGACCCGATAATGATGACAGCGGCCGTGCCCGGGAAATCGCAAGGGACCAGGGTGCGAGCGAACAGGATGTGCCGGAGCCGGGCGAGTAA
- a CDS encoding DUF4139 domain-containing protein, whose amino-acid sequence MMKHSLLAIAIATTPFMAQAEITKATLYPSHAELTWEEIEQVGSGAGTLEIGGLPVSLQDQSLQVVLEGIAGSQVRQVQVSRVEQAEFVAGETRRIRDELATVTLRIQEQEDSIRAWNQQVTLMSKAAESPHELSASELNDMAAALKDTTQSALSEIRAIRAKMTDDIALRDRLMRELAQVKQGAKATKKVLVRYQAPETGELQVKLRFQTTEASWRSEYNARLKTELEGESGGEVTLEHLAVVQQTTGTDWSGVELRLATANARRGTAMPPLYSWVVSPEPPQVYRSKSSASMADMQAESLMVSPAVVERQSAFTQSYWLPQPVDIPSGSSGQRLTVAEHQIPVEVATWTAPVMDTTGYLNATGIFLSDAPIPAGQVTLFRDGQSVGESQLQELADGEELTLGFGVDEGIRVAVVNELERTGEEGVWKSENVQRRQNRFEITNHHSKPVQVRIFDRLPVSQMDVLTVKPLEISEPVERDVDDKKGILAWNREVPAGQTVNVKSGFEVRVPEGTALPGL is encoded by the coding sequence ATGATGAAGCACAGCCTGCTGGCGATTGCCATTGCGACGACACCGTTTATGGCTCAGGCGGAGATCACAAAGGCAACGTTATACCCTTCACACGCTGAACTTACCTGGGAGGAGATTGAGCAGGTAGGTTCCGGCGCAGGAACCTTGGAGATCGGCGGGTTGCCGGTCAGCCTTCAGGATCAGAGTCTCCAGGTGGTGCTTGAAGGTATTGCGGGATCACAGGTCCGGCAGGTTCAGGTCAGTCGCGTTGAACAGGCCGAATTTGTGGCGGGAGAAACCCGGCGGATCCGCGATGAGCTGGCTACGGTTACATTACGAATTCAGGAACAGGAGGATTCGATCCGGGCCTGGAACCAGCAGGTTACTCTCATGAGCAAGGCGGCTGAGTCGCCCCACGAATTGTCGGCTTCAGAACTGAATGATATGGCTGCCGCGTTGAAGGACACAACACAGAGCGCGCTGTCGGAGATACGGGCCATTCGGGCGAAGATGACTGACGATATTGCCTTGCGAGATCGTTTAATGCGGGAGTTGGCTCAGGTTAAACAGGGTGCGAAGGCAACCAAGAAAGTGCTGGTGCGCTATCAGGCGCCGGAGACCGGTGAGTTGCAGGTAAAGCTCAGGTTCCAGACCACGGAAGCCAGCTGGAGGAGCGAATACAATGCCCGCCTGAAAACGGAACTGGAGGGTGAGTCTGGTGGTGAGGTAACGCTTGAACACCTTGCTGTTGTGCAGCAAACAACCGGAACCGATTGGTCGGGTGTAGAGCTTCGTCTTGCAACCGCAAACGCCCGGCGGGGAACTGCGATGCCGCCGCTCTATTCCTGGGTTGTCAGCCCTGAGCCGCCTCAGGTCTATCGCTCAAAGTCATCAGCGTCGATGGCCGATATGCAGGCAGAGTCGCTAATGGTGAGCCCGGCTGTTGTTGAGCGTCAGAGCGCGTTTACGCAAAGCTACTGGCTGCCGCAACCGGTGGATATTCCCAGTGGTTCATCAGGCCAGCGGCTGACCGTTGCTGAGCATCAGATTCCGGTCGAGGTTGCTACTTGGACTGCGCCAGTAATGGACACAACTGGATATCTGAATGCGACCGGCATCTTCCTTTCTGACGCACCCATACCCGCAGGGCAGGTAACGCTATTCAGGGATGGCCAGAGCGTTGGTGAAAGTCAGTTGCAAGAGCTGGCAGACGGCGAGGAGCTGACCCTCGGATTCGGGGTGGATGAGGGTATCCGTGTTGCGGTGGTGAACGAGCTTGAGCGCACCGGGGAAGAAGGAGTCTGGAAGAGCGAGAATGTCCAGCGTCGCCAAAACCGTTTCGAGATTACGAACCATCACTCAAAGCCAGTGCAGGTCCGGATTTTTGACCGGCTTCCGGTGTCTCAGATGGATGTTCTGACGGTTAAGCCCCTGGAAATCAGCGAGCCGGTTGAGCGGGATGTTGATGACAAAAAAGGCATTTTGGCCTGGAATCGCGAAGTGCCGGCCGGCCAGACTGTTAATGTGAAATCCGGTTTTGAGGTTCGGGTTCCCGAAGGAACCGCGCTGCCAGGGTTGTAA
- a CDS encoding FGGY-family carbohydrate kinase, with protein MHSKPLILAIDNGTQSIRALLFDTQGNLIAKGKREIQPYFSEQPGWAEQHPEYFWDNLGKACKQLWQSTDITPDRVAGVTVTTQRGTVINLDENGKPLRPAIIWLDQRHARVDGPVKGPWGWFFKLARLEGTINRFREKTQANWIAQNQPEIWDKTRHFVLLSGYLNYRLTGEFRDSTGSQVGYLPFDYKKHRWAGKRDFKWQVMPVKKPMLPELVSPGSTLGHLTTEAASHLGLPEGLPVIAAASDKACEVLGSGGLTPDVGCMSYGTTATINTTSKRYVETVRLMPPYPSALPGHYSTEVMIYRGFWMVSWFKREFGLREQKIAEERGIEPEVLFDALVKAVPAGSMGLMLQPYWSPGARQPGPEAKGSIIGFGDVHTRSHIYRVILEGLAYALREGKEKIEKRSGIKIRKLRVAGGGSQSDAAMQLTADVFGLPAERPHTYETSGLGAAIDAAVGLGLHPDFGTAVAAMTRVGDVFQPNPEARELYQRLYTEVYLRMYPQLQPLYQKIRDITGYPK; from the coding sequence ATGCATTCCAAGCCCCTGATACTGGCGATTGATAATGGCACACAGAGTATTCGCGCTCTGCTTTTCGATACTCAGGGCAACCTGATTGCCAAGGGCAAGCGGGAAATTCAGCCATACTTTTCAGAGCAACCCGGCTGGGCCGAACAACACCCGGAGTATTTCTGGGACAACCTGGGTAAGGCCTGCAAACAGCTTTGGCAATCAACCGACATAACGCCAGACAGGGTTGCGGGCGTTACCGTCACAACCCAGCGCGGCACAGTGATTAACCTCGATGAAAACGGCAAGCCACTGCGCCCCGCCATCATCTGGCTCGACCAGCGCCACGCGAGGGTCGACGGCCCGGTCAAAGGCCCGTGGGGCTGGTTCTTCAAGCTGGCAAGGCTCGAAGGCACTATTAATCGTTTTCGAGAAAAAACCCAGGCCAACTGGATCGCCCAGAACCAGCCGGAAATCTGGGATAAAACCCGACACTTCGTTTTGTTGTCCGGTTACCTGAATTACCGCTTAACCGGCGAGTTCCGGGACTCTACCGGTAGCCAGGTAGGCTACCTGCCATTTGACTACAAAAAACACCGCTGGGCGGGCAAGCGGGACTTTAAATGGCAAGTCATGCCGGTAAAAAAACCCATGCTGCCCGAGCTGGTCAGCCCTGGTTCCACCCTGGGCCATCTCACCACAGAAGCTGCCAGCCATCTGGGGCTTCCAGAAGGCCTGCCAGTCATTGCAGCAGCCTCCGACAAAGCCTGCGAGGTACTTGGCTCAGGAGGTTTAACACCGGATGTCGGCTGCATGAGCTACGGCACAACCGCCACCATAAACACCACCAGCAAGCGCTATGTTGAAACTGTACGGCTGATGCCGCCCTATCCTTCCGCGCTGCCCGGGCACTACTCCACAGAAGTAATGATTTATCGGGGCTTCTGGATGGTGAGCTGGTTCAAGCGGGAGTTCGGTTTGCGGGAGCAGAAAATCGCCGAGGAACGGGGCATCGAACCGGAGGTGCTGTTTGATGCACTGGTCAAGGCTGTGCCTGCCGGGTCCATGGGCCTGATGCTACAACCCTATTGGTCACCAGGCGCACGACAGCCGGGGCCGGAAGCCAAAGGCTCCATCATCGGCTTTGGCGATGTTCACACCCGCTCACACATTTACCGGGTTATTCTGGAAGGCTTGGCTTACGCCCTCCGGGAAGGCAAAGAAAAGATCGAAAAGCGCAGCGGCATTAAAATCCGCAAACTCCGGGTCGCGGGCGGCGGCTCCCAGAGTGACGCCGCCATGCAATTAACCGCAGACGTATTCGGTTTACCCGCCGAGCGCCCCCACACTTATGAAACCTCTGGTCTGGGCGCTGCTATCGATGCAGCGGTCGGGCTTGGCCTGCACCCCGACTTCGGAACCGCGGTGGCAGCAATGACCCGGGTTGGTGACGTATTCCAGCCCAACCCGGAAGCCAGGGAGCTCTATCAGCGGCTCTACACCGAGGTGTATCTGCGCATGTATCCCCAGCTGCAGCCGCTGTACCAGAAAATCCGGGATATTACCGGATACCCGAAGTAG
- a CDS encoding glycerol-3-phosphate dehydrogenase/oxidase encodes MKRRDSLLSELQSSAHTFDVVVVGGGITGAGIAREAAGSGLNTLLVEQKDFAWGTSSRSSKMVHGGLRYLGSGQYRLTRDAVTERQRLMAEVPGLIEPLRFIMPHFQRQFPGPRLFQILLRIYDWISRSHSRQFLTPGETMQWVPGLNTTKLTGASGFTDAVTDDARLVQRVITEARHDGACCLNYVKAMNVLRTNGKVSGLELQAEDETSTFTVNTPLIINATGVWADRLQQPVDGQKPMTIRPLRGSHLVIPWQKLPVSCSVSLFHPDDKRPVFAFPWAGTTVLGTTDLDHTDSLDNEPHIAGEEVDYLLKISSSLFPGATISRSDVLSTWAGVRPVVTAEPGNASSKAPSKESREHEFREDKGLISIAGGKLTTFRLIAREALARGLGSEERLRPENDPVFRQTAPPRRPATISHQNWQRLTGFYGSDLSAVMQAGPAEPVYDGTTSVVVPGELLWAEVVWACKQEDVKHLDDLMLRRTRLGSIVPEGGKALLPKVKQHCQNALTWDDEQWLAEEARYLAIWQEAYSLPPRPEQ; translated from the coding sequence ATGAAGCGCCGAGACTCATTGCTCAGTGAACTTCAAAGCAGCGCGCACACGTTTGATGTTGTGGTCGTTGGCGGCGGCATTACCGGTGCTGGCATAGCCCGGGAAGCCGCAGGCAGTGGCCTGAATACCTTGCTGGTCGAACAAAAAGACTTTGCCTGGGGAACCTCCAGCCGATCTTCGAAAATGGTGCACGGGGGGCTACGCTATCTTGGCAGCGGCCAGTATCGGCTGACCCGTGATGCCGTTACCGAACGCCAGCGCCTGATGGCCGAAGTGCCGGGGCTTATCGAACCCTTGCGCTTTATCATGCCGCACTTCCAGCGCCAGTTTCCCGGCCCTCGCCTGTTTCAGATTCTGCTGCGGATCTACGACTGGATATCCCGCTCCCATTCGCGCCAATTCCTGACGCCGGGCGAAACCATGCAATGGGTGCCTGGTCTGAATACCACAAAACTGACCGGGGCCAGCGGTTTCACCGATGCGGTAACCGATGATGCTCGACTGGTGCAGCGTGTGATAACCGAAGCCCGCCACGACGGCGCCTGTTGCCTGAACTACGTTAAAGCAATGAACGTTCTTCGAACGAACGGCAAAGTCAGTGGGCTTGAACTGCAGGCAGAAGACGAAACCTCAACATTTACCGTCAACACGCCTCTGATTATCAACGCCACAGGCGTATGGGCTGACCGGCTTCAGCAACCAGTCGACGGCCAAAAGCCCATGACTATCCGGCCATTGCGCGGCAGCCACCTGGTTATTCCCTGGCAGAAGCTTCCTGTCTCTTGCTCTGTTTCCCTGTTCCACCCGGATGACAAGCGCCCGGTTTTCGCATTTCCCTGGGCCGGCACAACAGTGCTTGGCACAACAGACCTCGACCATACAGATAGCCTGGACAATGAGCCGCATATTGCCGGTGAGGAAGTCGATTATCTGTTGAAAATTTCCAGCAGCCTGTTCCCCGGCGCGACCATCTCAAGAAGCGACGTTCTATCCACTTGGGCGGGCGTTCGGCCCGTCGTAACAGCAGAACCAGGCAATGCCAGCTCGAAAGCGCCATCAAAAGAAAGTCGGGAGCATGAGTTCCGTGAAGATAAAGGCTTGATCAGTATCGCAGGCGGCAAACTCACCACCTTCCGACTCATTGCACGTGAGGCGCTGGCACGAGGCCTTGGAAGTGAAGAGCGATTGCGACCGGAGAATGACCCGGTTTTTCGGCAAACCGCCCCACCCCGGCGGCCCGCGACTATCAGCCACCAGAACTGGCAACGGCTTACCGGCTTTTATGGCTCGGATCTGAGCGCTGTTATGCAGGCAGGGCCTGCCGAGCCTGTATATGACGGCACGACTTCTGTCGTCGTTCCGGGGGAACTGCTGTGGGCGGAAGTTGTGTGGGCCTGCAAACAAGAGGATGTAAAACACCTGGATGATCTGATGCTACGCCGCACCAGGCTCGGGTCAATCGTACCGGAAGGCGGCAAAGCACTGCTTCCGAAGGTGAAGCAACACTGCCAGAACGCTCTCACCTGGGACGACGAGCAGTGGCTCGCTGAAGAGGCCCGTTATCTGGCGATCTGGCAAGAGGCCTATTCGTTACCGCCTCGGCCGGAGCAATAA
- a CDS encoding FAD-binding oxidoreductase yields the protein MRRWNGWGDEQFNLELPIQGRSFLVDRVGSGSPLSDVSLESVLAKVPETRLLADSTVDKLIDTNTEARVRHARGQSLPDWLAMRSGEFGVFPDGVACPESSLDVQKLLQYAQASDIELIPYGGGTSVAGHINPLASDKPVLTVDMGGMNRLIDLDRESQIATFGAGTPGPLVESQLRAHGYTLGHFPQSFELSTIGGWVASRSSGQQSLRYGRIEQLFAGGRVETLKGTLDLPTIPASSAGPDIREMILGSEGRIGLITEVKVRVSRLPEQESFHVVFFPDWDLARTACRKLVQNRTQLSMLRLSSAVETETQLALAGHPHLISMLEKVLSLRGSAEGKCMMTFGLTGSSRQCASAKQEAKRICSEYNGVYTGTRLGKKWAEKRFTMPYLREALWQMGYAVDTLETATDWDNVDNLLGLMEGSLRDGLQAREKSKNERAHVFTHLSHFYAQGCSIYTTYVFRVADSYEETLARWQHLKNTTSELIVRNRGTISHQHGVGKDHAPFLPVEKGELGMLAIRSLCATFDPEGILNPKTLVE from the coding sequence ATGCGACGTTGGAATGGCTGGGGCGATGAGCAGTTCAATCTGGAACTCCCGATACAGGGACGAAGCTTTCTCGTAGACCGTGTTGGTTCCGGTTCGCCTCTGAGTGATGTTTCTCTCGAGTCTGTCCTCGCCAAGGTTCCGGAAACCCGCCTGCTCGCTGACAGCACTGTTGATAAGCTGATTGACACTAACACCGAAGCCCGGGTACGACACGCCCGCGGCCAGAGCCTGCCGGACTGGCTGGCTATGCGCAGCGGTGAATTCGGAGTCTTCCCGGATGGCGTAGCCTGCCCCGAAAGCAGTCTCGACGTTCAGAAACTGCTGCAATATGCACAGGCCAGCGACATTGAGCTGATCCCATACGGCGGTGGCACCAGCGTTGCAGGGCACATTAACCCGCTTGCAAGCGATAAACCGGTGCTTACAGTGGACATGGGCGGAATGAACCGCCTCATAGATCTCGACCGGGAAAGCCAGATAGCCACATTTGGCGCGGGTACGCCGGGCCCCCTCGTGGAATCCCAATTGCGGGCTCACGGTTACACTCTCGGGCACTTTCCCCAATCGTTTGAACTCTCAACCATCGGTGGTTGGGTGGCCTCCCGCTCCAGCGGACAACAGTCGCTGCGCTACGGCAGAATCGAGCAGCTATTTGCCGGGGGCAGAGTCGAAACACTCAAAGGCACCCTCGACCTGCCGACCATACCGGCTTCAAGCGCCGGACCGGACATTCGCGAAATGATCCTGGGATCCGAGGGCCGAATTGGTCTGATCACCGAGGTAAAAGTGCGGGTCAGCCGCTTACCGGAACAGGAAAGCTTTCACGTTGTCTTCTTCCCGGACTGGGACCTGGCCCGCACCGCCTGCCGAAAACTGGTACAGAACCGAACCCAGCTTTCCATGCTGCGGCTCAGCAGCGCCGTTGAGACTGAAACTCAGCTTGCACTGGCAGGACACCCACACCTGATCAGCATGCTTGAGAAAGTCCTTTCCCTGCGTGGCTCCGCCGAAGGTAAGTGCATGATGACCTTCGGGCTGACCGGCAGCAGCCGACAGTGCGCCAGCGCCAAACAGGAAGCAAAGCGCATCTGCTCGGAATACAACGGTGTTTATACCGGCACCAGGCTGGGTAAAAAATGGGCCGAAAAACGCTTCACCATGCCCTATCTCCGGGAGGCACTTTGGCAGATGGGCTACGCTGTGGACACTCTGGAAACAGCGACCGATTGGGATAACGTCGACAATCTGCTTGGCCTGATGGAAGGCAGTCTGCGCGACGGCCTTCAAGCCCGCGAAAAAAGCAAAAATGAGCGCGCTCATGTGTTTACCCATCTTTCCCATTTTTACGCACAGGGTTGCAGCATCTACACCACGTATGTTTTCCGGGTTGCAGACAGCTACGAAGAGACCCTGGCGCGCTGGCAGCATCTCAAGAACACAACCTCTGAGCTGATCGTGCGCAACCGCGGCACCATCAGCCATCAGCATGGCGTCGGCAAGGATCACGCGCCCTTCCTGCCGGTTGAAAAAGGTGAGCTGGGAATGCTGGCAATCCGCTCTCTTTGTGCAACCTTCGACCCGGAAGGCATTCTCAACCCGAAAACCCTGGTGGAATGA